The Tamandua tetradactyla isolate mTamTet1 chromosome 5, mTamTet1.pri, whole genome shotgun sequence genome window below encodes:
- the TMEM119 gene encoding transmembrane protein 119, whose product MAAAAPSLLVSLLLLRAVPSAAPSVALQSALLEDAGGSGEAEGPSASSPNLPRSWTPGLSPTSAGPRPTGPPPPPTLLGGIVDFFRQYVMLIAVVGSLVFLLMFIVCAAVITRQKHKASAYYPSSFPKKKYVDQSDRAGGPRAFSEVPDRAPAGRPEDALDSSQQLQADILAATQNLKSPTKAALGSADGARKVEDRSEEEEEEQERGGQGRGVPAEPPEPAKELCSAEPTAVPGPGPGDPGAAPSSAQEAGEPADPPESPCACRGVTPSA is encoded by the coding sequence ATGGCTGCGGCGGCCCCCAGCCTCCTGGTCTCTCTGCTGCTCCTTAGGGCCGTGCCCTCGGCAGCCCCCTCGGTGGCCCTGCAGTCTGCGCTTCTGGAGGACGCGGGGGGCAGCGGGGAAGCCGAAGGCCCGTCGGCCTCCTCCCCGAACCTCCCGCGGTCCTGGACCCCGGGCCTCAGCCCCACGTCGGCGGGGCCTCGGCCCACgggccccccgcccccgccgacCTTGCTGGGCGGGATCGTAGACTTCTTCCGCCAGTACGTGATGCTCATCGCCGTGGTGGGCTCCCTGGTGTTCCTGCTCATGTTCATCGTGTGCGCCGCGGTCATCACGCGCCAGAAGCACAAGGCCTCCGCCTACTACCCCTCGTCCTTCCCCAAGAAGAAGTACGTGGACCAGAGCGACCGGGCCGGGGGGCCCCGGGCCTTCAGCGAGGTCCCCGACAGGGCCCCCGCCGGCCGGCCCGAGGACGCGCTGGACTCCTCCCAGCAGCTGCAGGCCGACATCCTCGCCGCCACCCAGAACCTCAAGTCCCCCACCAAGGCCGCCCTGGGCAGTGCGGACGGGGCCAGGAAGGTGGAGGACAggtcagaggaggaggaggaggagcaggagcgGGGCGGCCAGGGCCGCGGCGTCCCCGCGGAGCCGCCGGAGCCGGCGAAGGAGCTGTGCTCGGCAGAGCCCACGGCGGTGCCGGGCCCGGGCCCTGGGGACCCAGGGGCGGCCCCTTCCTCGGCCCAGGAAGCCGGGGAACCGGCCGATCCTCCCGAGAGCCCCTGTGCCTGCCGCGGCGTCACCCCCAGCGCCTAA
- the SELPLG gene encoding P-selectin glycoprotein ligand 1 → MPLQALLLLSLLGPGSSLPLLRTTELQPDLNQTELSQTQDFDEEDDYPLQNTDPPEMLENSTWALLSSEPLAGMGTLGQRVSVWPGTPEPATVETATRASAGLGTLRREPITQGTAVTQDSLITEGATLIFPITEAPATEAPSTEPPATEALSTNPPATEAPSTEPPATEALSTEPPATEAPSTGPAVTEALSTEPPATEAPSTEPPATVALSTEPPAMEAPSTEPPATEALSTEPPAMEVPSTEPAATEISSMEPTATVALSTESATTEAPSTEPVTTRGPAMVLPVTSDPHNETTVAASNPSMVFINQRENRQGLSPGSSVVPDPTGFPARVAVRQCLLGILILAVVATVFLVCTVVLAVRLSRRNHTYPVRGYSPTEMVCISSLLPDGADAPAAANGAPPGAKTQTPTPAPRRDRDGDDLTLQSFLP, encoded by the coding sequence ATGCCTCTGCAAGCCCTCCTGCTGCTGAGCCTCCTGGGCCCTGGCAGCAGCCTCCCACTGCTGAGGACCACAGAGCTCCAGCCGGACCTTAACCAGACAGAGCTGAGCCAGACCCAAGACTTCGACGAGGAGGATGACTACCCCTTACAAAACACAGACCCTCCAGAGATGCTTGAAAATAGCACCTGGGCTCTTCTGAGTTCTGAGCCTCTGGCTGGGATGGGAACACTGGGGCAGAGAGTCTCTGTGTGGCCTGGAACCCCTGAGCCAGCCACTGTGGAGACTGCCACAAGGGCCTCTGCTGGCTTGGGGACGCTTCGCAGGGAACCCATCACCCAGGGAACTGCAGTCACACAGGACTCTCTGATCACAGAAGGGGCCACTCTGATATTTCCCATCACTGAGGCTCCAGCCACGGAGGCCCCATCCACGGAACCTCCTGCCACGGAGGCCCTGTCCACAAACCCCCCAGCCACGGAGGCCCCATCCACAGAACCTCCCGCCACGGAGGCCCTTTCCACAGAACCCCCAGCCACGGAGGCCCCGTCCACGGGGCCTGCAGTCACCGAGGCCCTGTCCACAGAACCCCCAGCCACAGAGGCCCCATCCACGGAACCTCCTGCCACGGTGGCCCTGTCCACAGAACCCCCAGCCATGGAGGCCCCATCCACGGAACCTCCTGCCACAGAGGCCCTGTCCACAGAACCCCCAGCCATGGAGGTCCCGTCCACGGAGCCAGCTGCCACAGAAATCTCCTCCATGGAGCCCACAGCTACAGTCGCCCTGTCCACGGAGTCAGCCACCACAGAGGCCCCGTCTACAGAACCTGTCACCACAAGGGGTCCAGCCATGGTCCTTCCTGTGACCTCTGACCCTCACAACGAGACCACCGTGGCAGCCAGCAATCCCTCCATGGTCTTCATCAACCAAAGGGAAAACAGGCAGGGCCTGTCCCCGGGGAGCTCGGTGGTCCCGGATCCCACGGGGTTCCCAGCCCGCGTGGCCGTGAGGCAGTGCCTCCTGGGCATCCTCATCCTGGCCGTGGTGGCCACCGTCTTCCTCGTGTGCACCGTGGTGCTGGCCGTGCGCCTGTCCCGCAGGAACCACACGTACCCGGTGCGCGGCTACTCCCCCACCGAGATGGTCTGCATCTCCTCCCTGCTGCCCGACGGCGCCGACGCGCCCGCCGCCGCCAACGGGGCCCCGCCCGGGGCCAAGACCCAGACTCCGACGCCGGCGCCCCGAAGGGACCGGGACGGAGACGACCTGACGCTGCAGAGCTTCCTTCCCTAG